From Brassica oleracea var. oleracea cultivar TO1000 chromosome C3, BOL, whole genome shotgun sequence, a single genomic window includes:
- the LOC106333674 gene encoding uncharacterized protein LOC106333674 translates to MVNLKDHDMGEGMQCLKHPYTKNLGGICALCLQDKLGKLVTSSFPLSKPNHPSSSSSSSSSANLIYKRSKSMAASYGESFSQRKRSGFWSFLHLYSSKPQVTTKKVDNSSHSSRPRNQIDKEKHQTTETSKQVVGGGIDVIVESPCNKEVAETPTNDVGSGGGSSFGRKVLRSRSVGCGNRSFSSGLGDCALRRTESQREHTKVISNGGCEAADGMSEMVKCGGIFGGFMIMTPSSATSTSSTVNHHHKHKMANRSAWGWASPMRAKTTHRGHKNTTPNLDSIPSLVTMKS, encoded by the coding sequence ATGGTGAACCTCAAAGATCATGACATGGGAGAAGGGATGCAATGCTTAAAACATCCTTATACAAAGAACCTTGGTGGGATATGTGCATTGTGTCTCCAAGACAAACTCGGTAAGCTCGTCACCTCCTCTTTCCCTCTCTCTAAACCTAACCACCCTTCTTCTTCCTCCTCTTCCTCTTCTTCGGCTAATCTTATCTACAAGAGAAGCAAGTCGATGGCTGCTTCTTACGGTGAGAGTTTCAGCCAGAGGAAACGAAGTGGGTTCTGGTCGTTTCTTCATCTCTACTCTTCCAAACCCCAAGTCACCACCAAAAAAGTCGACAACTCTAGCCATTCTTCGAGACCAAGAAACCAGATCGATAAGGAGAAGCACCAGACAACAGAGACATCGAAGCAGGTCGTTGGTGGGGGCATTGATGTGATAGTTGAGAGCCCTTGTAACAAAGAGGTTGCAGAAACGCCAACAAACGATGTTGGTAGTGGTGGTGGATCGTCTTTTGGGAGGAAAGTGTTGAGGTCAAGATCTGTCGGGTGTGGAAACAGAAGCTTCTCCAGTGGGTTAGGAGATTGTGCCTTGAGAAGGACTGAGTCACAGAGAGAACACACGAAGGTTATTAGTAATGGTGGTTGTGAAGCAGCTGATGGGATGAGTGAAATGGTGAAATGTGGTGGTATCTTTGGAGGGTTTATGATCATGACACCATCATCAGCAACTTCAACATCATCAACAGTTAATCATCATCATAAACATAAGATGGCGAATAGGAGCGCATGGGGATGGGCAAGTCCAATGAGAGCCAAGACTACTCATAGAGGTCACAAAAACACAACTCCAAACTTGGACTCAATTCCTTCGTTGGTTACTATGAAAAGCTAA
- the LOC106336425 gene encoding lipoamide acyltransferase component of branched-chain alpha-keto acid dehydrogenase complex, mitochondrial: MIARRIWRSHRFLRPFSSSSVCAPPLLAPYHSQSFASPKSRPFLVPSLSLMKWCEGGGGSRSWFSNEAMTLDSDAGGGFIDVPLAQTGEGIAECELLKWFVKEGDPVEEFQPLCEVQSDKATIEITSRFKGKVALISHAPGDIIKVGETLVKLAVEDSHDALLVSSDTPGNVEPICSQPKLDTLVGALSTPAVRTLAKDIGIDINLVTGSGKDGRVLKEDVLQFSGQKQNVTDSAPSDNPFIRGDSVSTSFEDQIVPLRGFNRAMVKTMTMATKVPHFHFVEEINCNALVKLKHFFKEHNTDSTVKHTFLPTLIKSLSMALTKYPYVNGCFNEESLEIILKGSHNIGVAMATEHGLVVPNIKNVQSLSLLEITREMSRLQHLATNNKLSPEDVTGGTITLSNIGAIGGKFGSPLLNLPEVAIIALGRIEKVPKFKEDGSVYPASTMMVNIAADHRVLDGATVARFCCQWKEYIEKPELLMLQMR, encoded by the exons ATGATCGCGCGGCGGATCTGGCGTAGCCATCGGTTTCTCCGCCCATTCAGCTCGTCTTCTGTTTGCGCTCCGCCGTTGCTAGCTCCTTATCATTCTCAGTCGTTCGCGTCTCCGAAGTCGCGCCCGTTCCTTGTTCCTTCTCTCTCC TTGATGAAATGGTGTGAAGGAGGAGGAGGGAGTAGAAGCTGGTTTTCGAACGAAGCCATGACCCTAGATTCAGATGCAGGAGGAGGTTTCATTGATGTGCCACTGGCACAAACTGGGGAAGGTATTGCTGAATGTGAGCTTCTCAAGTGGTTCGTCAAAGAG GGAGATCCTGTGGAAGAGTTTCAGCCACTCTGTGAAGTTCAGAGCGATAAAGCAACCATTGAGATAACAAGCCGTTTCAAGGGGAAAGTAGCTCTCATTTCACATGCTCCTGGTGACATTATCAAG GTTGGAGAGACTCTGGTTAAGCTGGCCGTAGAAGACTCCCATGATGCACTTTTAGTATCCTCTGACACTCCAGGAAATGTAGAACCGATCTGTTCACAGCCAAAACTAGACACTCTTGTTGGAGCTCTCTCAACACCTGCTGTTCGTACCCTTGCTAAAGACATTGGCATAGACATCAACCTCGTGACTGGAAGCGGTAAAGACGGGAGAGTCTTGAAAGAGGACGTTCTCCAATTCAGTGGCCAGAAACAAAACGTAACTGATTCAGCTCCTTCTGACAATCCTTTTATAAGAGGAGACTCGGTCTCCACCAGCTTTGAAGATCAGATAGTTCCTCTCAGGGGATTCAACCGAGCAATGGTCAAGACAATGACTATGGCCACAAAAGTCCCACATTTTCATTTCGTCGAAGAGATTAACTGCAACGCGCTCGTGAAGCTCAAACACTTCTTCAAAGAGCACAACACAGACTCCACCGTCAAACACACGTTCCTCCCCACTTTGATCAAGTCCCTCTCGATGGCTCTAACCAAATACCCCTACGTGAATGGTTGCTTCAACGAGGAGTCGTTAGAGATCATCCTTAAAGGTTCCCACAATATTGGAGTTGCGATGGCTACTGAACATGGCCTAGTCGTTCCAAATATAAAGAATGTGCAGTCACTCTCTTTACTAGAGATAACCAGAGAGATGTCACGGTTACAGCATTTGGCGACGAACAACAAGCTGAGCCCCGAGGATGTAACAGGTGGAACCATAACTCTGAGTAACATTGGAGCAATAGGTGGGAAGTTTGGTTCCCCTCTTCTAAACTTACCTGAAGTTGCCATCATCGCTCTTGGGAGGATAGAGAAAGTTCCAAAGTTTAAAGAAGACGGGTCTGTTTATCCTGCATCGACAATGATG GTTAACATAGCTGCGGATCATAGAGTTCTGGATGGAGCAACGGTGGCTCGGTTTTGTTGCCAGTGGAAAGAGTATATTGAGAAACCGGAGTTGCTAATGCTTCAGATGAGATAA
- the LOC106335788 gene encoding glyoxysomal fatty acid beta-oxidation multifunctional protein MFP-a, whose product MASRTKGKTTIEVGADGVAVITLINPPVNSLSFDVLYSLKSNYEEALSRNDVKAIVVTGAKGKFSGGFDISGFGEIQKGTMKEPKVGYISIDILTDLLEAARKPSVAAIDGLALGGGLELSLACHARISAPGAQLGLPELQLGVIPGFGGTQRLPRLVGLTKALEMILTSKPVKAEEGHSLGLIDAVVPPAELLNAARRWALDIAERRKPWVSSVLKTDKLPPLGEAREILKFAKDQTRRQAPNMKHPLMCLEAVEVGIVSGSRAGLEKEAQVGSEVINLDTTKGLIHVFFSQRGTTKVPGVTDRGLVPRKINKVAIIGGGLMGSGIATALILSNYSVILKEVNEKFLEAGIGRVKANLQSRVKKGKMSKEKFEKTMSLLKGSLDYESFRDVDMVIEAVIENISLKQQIFADLEKYCPQHCILASNTSTIDLNKIGERTKSQDRIIGAHFFSPAHVMPLLEIVRTNHTSAQVIVDLLDVGKKIRKTPVVVGNCTGFAVNRMFFPYTQAAMFLVEHGTDPYLIDKAVSKFGMPMGPFRLCDLVGFGVAIATATQFIENFPERTYKSMIIPLMQEDKRAGEAIRKGFYLYDDRRKAKPDPEIKKYIDKARSVSGAKPDPKLEKLSEKEIIEMTFFPVVNEACRVFAEGIAVKAADLDIAGIFGMGFPPYRGGIMFWADSIGSKYIYSKLEEWSKAYGEFFKPCAFLAERGSKGAPLSAPLEQGRSRL is encoded by the exons ATGGCTTCACGAACGAAAGGGAAGACGACGATTGAAGTTGGCGCCGATGGCGTCGCCGTCATAACTCTCATCAATCCTCCCGTCAATTCGCTATCATTCGACG TGCTATACAGTCTCAAGAGTAATTACGAGGAGGCCTTGAGCAGGAACGATGTTAAAGCTATTGTTGTTACAG GTGCTAAGGGGAAGTTCTCTGGGGGATTTGATATATCTGGATTTGGTGAAATTCAGAAAGGGACGA TGAAAGAGCCAAAGGTTGGATACATATCGATTGATATCCTAACCGATTTGCTTGAAG CTGCAAGGAAACCGTCTGTTGCTGCTATTGATGGGCTTGCCTTGGGAGGAGGCTTAGAGCTTTCCCTG GCTTGCCATGCTAGGATATCAGCTCCTGGTGCACAGTTGGGTCTGCCCGAGCTGCAACTCGGTGTTATTCCTGGGTTTGGAG GAACACAGCGGCTTCCACGTCTTGTAGGTCTCACAAAAGCCCTCGAGATGATTTTG ACATCTAAGCCGGTCAAAGCAGAGGAGGGTCATTCATTGGGTCTTATTGATGCTGTCGTGCCACCTGCGGAGTTACTAAACGCTGCTCGTCGCTGGGCCCTTGACATTGCCGAGAGGAGAAAACCATGGGTTTCTAGTGTTTTAAAGACTGATAAGTTACCTCCTCTTGGAGAGGCAAGGGAGATACTGAAATTTGCCAAGGATCAGACGCGCAGGCAAGCCCCCAACATGAAACACCCCTTGATGTGCCTTGAGGCTGTTGAAGTTGGTATTGTTTCTGGTTCAAGGGCTGGTTTAGAAAAG GAGGCTCAAGTTGGCTCAGAGGTGATAAACCTGGATACCACCAAAGGCTTGATCCATGTCTTCTTTTCTCAGCGAGGAACTACAAAG GTTCCTGGAGTTACTGATCGTGGGTTGGTGCCAAGGAAAATTAACAAGGTAGCCATAATTGGAGGCGGGTTAATGGGATCTGGAATAGCCACTGCATTGATCCTCAGTAACTATTCAGTGATTCTCAAGGAGGTAAATGAGAAGTTCTTGGAGGCTGGAATTGGCAGGGTCAAAG CTAATCTCCAGAGTCGTGTAAAGAAAGGAAAGATGTCTAAGGAAAAGTTTGAGAAAACTATGTCTCTCCTTAAGGGTTCTCTTGACTATGAAAGCTTTAGGGATGTTGACATGGTCATCGAG GCTGTCATTGAGAATATATCTCTGAAGCAGCAAATTTTTGCTGATCTCGAGAAGTACTGCCCTCAACATTGTATCCTTGCTAGCAACACATCTACCATTGATTTGAACAAAATTGGGGAGCGGACCAAGTCCCAGGATCGGATTATCGGAGCACATTTCTTCAG TCCAGCGCATGTCATGCCACTACTTGAAATAGTTCGGACCAATCATACCTCTGCCCAAGTAATTGTTGACCTGTTAGATGTTGGGAAGAAGATTAGGAAAACACCAGTCGTGGTTGGAAACTGCACAGGGTTTGCAGTTAATAGGATGTTCTTCCCATACACACAGGCAGCTATGTTCCTTGTTGAGCATGGAACAGATCCATATCTCATTGACAAAGCAGTCAGCAAGTTTGGAATGCCAATGGGCCCCTTCAG ATTGTGCGACCTGGTTGGATTCGGTGTGGCTATTGCAACCGCAACACAATTCATCGAGAACTTCCCCGAACGGACATACAAATCAATGATTATTCCACTCATGCAAGAGGACAAGAGAGCTG GTGAAGCCATTCGTAAAGGTTTCTATCTTTATGATGATAGGCGCAAGGCTAAACCTGACCCTGAAATAAAGAAATATATAGACAAGGCAAGGAGCGTATCAGGTGCAAAGCCTGACCCGAAG TTGGAGAAACTGTCGGAGAAGGAAATTATTGAAATGACGTTCTTCCCAGTAGTGAACGAGGCGTGTAGAGTCTTTGCGGAAGGAATTGCTGTCAAAGCAGCAGACCTTGACATTGCTGGCATATTTGGAATGGGTTTTCCACCTTACAG AGGAGGAATCATGTTCTGGGCTGATTCCATTGGATCGAAATACATTTACTCAAAGCTAGAGGAGTGGTCGAAGGCTTATGGTGAATTCTTCAAGCCTTGTGCTTTCTTGGCTGAAAGGGGATCCAAAGGAGCTCCTCTG AGCGCTCCCTTGGAACAAGGCAGGTCGCGGTTGTAA